The following proteins come from a genomic window of Montipora capricornis isolate CH-2021 chromosome 9, ASM3666992v2, whole genome shotgun sequence:
- the LOC138016821 gene encoding LOW QUALITY PROTEIN: amine oxidase [flavin-containing] B-like (The sequence of the model RefSeq protein was modified relative to this genomic sequence to represent the inferred CDS: inserted 1 base in 1 codon) — MERSVDVVVIXGGISGLCTAKLLALEYGISVVVLEARNRVGGRTNTVEDARFKYSDLGGAYVGPTQNRILRVAKELGIQTYKVYNEGNIVELLGGKRRVFAGDLSTWNPVAILDYYNMIRTLDKMSEEIPLDQPWTAPKANEWDSMTVREFFDKACWTNYAKKRMVQVFNDAMAAEPKQMSLLYYLWYLKSGDGVLRVAAIENAGQERKFIGGSQQISNRIKDKLGDMVILNSPACRLQQDADHVVVTCEDGKKYQAKFAISAMPQALLNSVAFEPPLPPLKNQLIQRIPMGSVIKTVTFYKKAFWREKGLNGVLVSDSSPAYVTVDDTKPDGSYPAIMSFIIGDQALYWCTKTQEERKQASCELYAKAFDSEEALHPTHYIDRNWPAEKYSGGCYVSLMPCGVMTNFGKSLREPMGRVYFAGTETATVWSGYMDGAVQAGERAAREVLFAMGKISKQDIHQTEPPSPDVPPVPCQLTTFQRWLPTVPVFLCTVTAITSLVGFASFRHYLK; from the exons ATGGAGAGGTCTGTCGACGTTGTTGTTA GGGGCGGAATAAGCGGTCTCTGTACAGCAAAGTTACTCGCGTTAGAGTATGGAATaagtgttgttgttttagagGCAAGAAATAGAGTCGGTGGACGAACGAACACCGTGGAGGATGCAAGGTTCAAGTATTCGGACCTCGGCGGTGCTTATGTTGGACCAACCCAGAACAGAATTTTACGCGTCGCGAAAGAACTTGGCATACAAACATACAAAGTATACAATGAAGGCAACATCGTCGAGCTTCTGGGTGGGAAAAGACGAGTTTTTGCGGGAGATTTGTCGACATGGAATCCTGTAGCTATTTTAGACTATTACAACATGATACGTACTTTGGATAAAATGAGTGAGGAAATTCCGTTAGACCAGCCATGGACAGCGCCGAAAGCCAATGAATGGGATAGCATGACGGTGAGAGAGTTTTTCGACAAGGCGTGCTGGACGAATTATGCGAAGAAGCGAATGGTGCAAGTGTTCAATGATGCAATGGCGGCTGAGCCGAAACAAATGTCTTTGCTGTATTACTTGTGGTACCTCAAGTCAGGTGATGGAGTGTTAAGGGTAGCTGCTATTGAAAATGCTGGCCAGGAACGGAAATTCATCGGGGGATCTCAGCAGATTAGTAATAGAATAAAAGACAAGCTTGGAGATATG GTAATTTTAAACAGCCCAGCCTGTCGCCTGCAGCAAGATGCAGATCACGTGGTGGTAACATGTGAAGATGGCAAAAAATACCAGGCAAAGTTTGCTATCAGTGCAATGCCTCAAGCTCTTCTGAATAGTGTGGCGTTCGAGCCACCCCTTCCTCCTTTGAAAAACCAATTGATTCAGAGGATTCCAATGGGCTCAGTCATAAAGACTGTAACCTTTTACAAGAAAGCATTTTGGCGTGAAAAAGGATTGAATGGTGTGCTTGTATCTGATTCCAGTCCTGCTTATGTCACTGTCGATGATACCAAGCCAGATGGATCGTACCCAGCCATCATGAG TTTTATCATCGGTGATCAAGCCCTTTACTGGTGCACAAAGACTcaggaagaaagaaagcaagCAAGTTGTGAACTGTATGCCAAGGCTTTCGATAGTGAAGAAGCTCTTCATCCAACTCACTATATTGACAGAAACTGGCCAGCAGAAAAGTATTCTGGAGGATGTTATGTCAGTCTTATGCCTTGTGGAGTCATGACAAATTTTGGCAAAAGTCTGCGGGAGCCCATGGGCCGTGTGTACTTTGCTGGAACAGAAACAGCCACAGTTTGGTCAG GATACATGGATGGCGCTGTCCAAGCTGGCGAGCGAGCTGCAAGGGAGGTGTTGTTTGCAATGGGCAAGATATCCAAACAAGATATTCACCAAACTGAACCCCCATCACCAGATGTTCCACCTGTTCCCTGTCAACTGACAACTTTCCAGCGCTGGTTGCCAACTGTACCTGTCTTTTTATGCACTGTTACTGCAATCACATCTTTAGTGGGTTTTGCTTCATTCAGGCATtacttgaaataa
- the LOC138015868 gene encoding acid ceramidase-like — protein MGFLLSAVFFGAVSTLSFSDQDCVTSAYPPKESKVGWEIVNLDLPADQRYNDLAERKHHRLNSLLHLLGFIKNFTSLSWMGKLFGFVDKDLAPLTDTLPAPYRDEIKGLSRATGIPLGEVLLYNIFYEVFTVCTSIVAEDKSGNLFHARNLDFGLFLGWDVKNDTWMLSEILRTLIVNIDYQSKGKTVYKSVSFAGYVGMISGVKPGVLTLTLNERFNIDGGYIGIAEWILGIRTAKWTSFLARDVVEKATSYEQARDMLTNEEVLAPVYYILGGTKSGQGIVITRSRTSSLHPMSLDISNGTWYVLQTNYDNWTPPLVIDDRRTPGKACMDKMGQAAVSFKELFNVLSTQPVLNKLTTYTTLMQASTGTVETYIRFCNDPCFPW, from the exons TTTTCAGACCAAGATTGTGTCACTAGTGCTTATCCACCAAAGGAAAG caaAGTTGGCTGGGAAATCGTGAATCTTGATCTTCCAGCAGATCAAAGGTATAATGATCTTGCTGAAAGAAAACACCACAGGTTA AACAGC cttttacaCCTGCTGGGTTTTATAAAGAACTTCACAAGCTTATCATGGATGGGCAAGCTATTTGGCTTTGTGGACAAAGATCTA GCTCCTCTTACTGACACCTTGCCTGCTCCGTACAGGGATGAAATCAAAGGATTGTCCAGGGCCACAGGCATTCCCCTTG GTGAAGTTTTGCTGTACAATATCTTTTATGAAGTATTCACTGTTTGTACATCTATTGTTGCTGAGGACAAATCAG GTAATCTGTTTCATGCACGGAATTTGGATTTTGGGCTGTTTCTTGG atGGGACGTAAAGAATGACACCTGGATGCTGAGTGAAATTCTCAGGACTCTCATCGTTAATATAGACTATCAG agcaaGGGAAAAACTGTGTACAAGTCAGTGAGCTTTGCAGGATATGTTGGAATGATATCAGGAGTGAAACCT GGAGTTCTGACACTTACTTTGAATGAACGGTTCAACATTGATGGAGGATATATTG GGATTGCAGAGTGGATCCTCGGCATAAGAACTGCAAAGTGGACTAGTTTTCTTGCAAGAGATGTTGTTGAAAAGGCAACcag TTATGAACAAGCTCGTGATATGCTGACCAATGAAGAGGTTCTAGCTCCAGTTTATTACATTCTTGGTGGAACAAAATCAGGACAG GGTATTGTAATAACACGCTCGCGCACCAGCAGCTTACACCCAATGAg CCTAGATATCTCAAATGGCACCTGGTATGTTCTTCAGACAAATTACGACAACTGGACGCCGCCATTGGTGATAGATGATCGAAGAACACCA GGCAAGGCCTGCATGGACAAGATGGGTCAGGCG GCAGTATCATTCAAGGAACTTTTCAATGTCCTCTCAACTCAACCTGTTCTTAATAAG CTTACAACTTACACAACCTTAATGCAAGCCAGTACTGGAACTGTTGAGACCTACATTCGATTTTGCAATGATCCATGCTTTCCGTGGTGA